The Sinomonas sp. P10A9 genome includes a window with the following:
- a CDS encoding sugar phosphate isomerase/epimerase family protein — protein sequence MFHDRLGCSSISFRHLPLADALRTMAGLGFEEIDLGALPGVCDHVPYGLTDADIDEVAARVAESGLRVRSVNGDIGDLNAVLEDAPESAHDAGAPAERAAHLDRLLTLTRTVGARALVLPCGALSPEPVRTLDDDLDLVAAQLAAAGRRAAAFGVELWTESLHYYRLCGTLDRALALADRLEGTGVRHVVDLSHVVASGSRPEDAIAALAGRAGNGISHVHLRDAVPGNINLSIGNGAVDFAGALAALRETGFDGHFSLELEAHDLTHDERPAAAAKAASFITDLI from the coding sequence ATGTTCCACGACCGACTCGGCTGCTCGTCGATCAGCTTCCGGCACCTGCCACTCGCCGACGCCCTGCGCACTATGGCGGGCCTCGGCTTCGAGGAGATCGACCTCGGCGCACTGCCCGGAGTGTGCGACCACGTGCCGTACGGACTCACGGACGCCGATATCGACGAGGTGGCCGCCCGCGTTGCCGAGTCTGGCCTGCGCGTCCGCTCGGTGAACGGGGACATCGGCGACCTCAACGCGGTCCTCGAGGATGCGCCCGAATCGGCGCACGACGCCGGCGCGCCGGCCGAGCGGGCCGCGCACCTCGACCGTCTCCTCACCCTCACCCGGACGGTCGGCGCCCGGGCCCTCGTGCTCCCGTGCGGGGCGCTGAGCCCCGAGCCCGTGCGCACCCTCGACGACGACCTCGACCTCGTAGCAGCCCAGCTCGCCGCAGCCGGCAGGCGCGCGGCCGCGTTCGGCGTCGAACTCTGGACCGAGTCCCTGCACTACTACCGCCTGTGCGGGACCCTCGACCGGGCCCTCGCCCTCGCCGACCGGCTCGAGGGCACCGGGGTTCGGCACGTCGTCGACCTCTCCCATGTGGTCGCGTCGGGGAGCCGGCCGGAGGACGCGATCGCTGCCCTCGCCGGCCGGGCGGGGAACGGGATCTCCCACGTCCACCTCCGCGACGCCGTGCCCGGGAACATCAACCTCAGCATCGGCAACGGCGCGGTGGACTTCGCCGGCGCGCTCGCCGCCCTGCGCGAGACGGGCTTCGATGGGCACTTCTCGCTCGAGCTCGAGGCGCACGACCTCACCCACGACGAACGCCCCGCAGCAGCCGCGAAGGCCGCAAGCTTCATCACCGACCTCATCTAG
- a CDS encoding ribose-5-phosphate isomerase, protein MSGQNTGLATSGLRIVIGSDEAGVDYKDALLADLEADPRVAEVIDIGVRREADDFTRPYPYVGLAAGQMISEGRADRALLFCGTGLGVAIAANKVPGIRAATAHDSFSVERSVLSNNCQILTMGQRVVGLELARRLAREWIGYTFDPASASAAKVQVLSDYEGC, encoded by the coding sequence ATGAGCGGGCAGAACACAGGTCTCGCGACGAGCGGACTGCGCATCGTCATCGGCTCCGACGAGGCCGGGGTGGACTACAAGGACGCCCTGCTGGCGGATCTCGAGGCGGACCCTCGCGTGGCCGAGGTGATCGACATCGGCGTACGCCGCGAGGCCGACGACTTCACCCGCCCGTACCCGTACGTGGGCCTCGCGGCCGGGCAGATGATCAGCGAGGGCCGGGCTGACCGGGCACTCCTGTTCTGCGGGACCGGGCTGGGCGTCGCGATCGCGGCGAACAAGGTCCCGGGGATCCGGGCCGCGACAGCCCACGACTCGTTCTCTGTGGAGCGTTCGGTCCTGTCCAACAACTGCCAGATCCTCACGATGGGCCAGCGCGTCGTGGGGCTCGAGCTCGCCCGCCGGCTCGCCCGCGAGTGGATCGGGTACACGTTCGACCCGGCCTCTGCCTCCGCCGCCAAGGTCCAGGTCCTCAGCGACTACGAGGGCTGCTGA
- a CDS encoding SDR family NAD(P)-dependent oxidoreductase translates to MTSIQRTAILTGATSEKGIGVATARRYASEGWGVVILDLDGEKSAKTAQDIANEFNVPAFGHEVDVADEASVAAAAAAVATEVGAGRLPVVGALANIAGITSPVPFLETDLALWNKVMAVNATGTYLVTKAFLPAMIEAGWGRIVNMSSVSAQRGGGVFGKVPYSAAKAAILGFTKALAREIAPTGITVNAITPGAVDTNIRVGSTDEQEAAIARDIPLGRTASTEEIASVITWLSSDGASYLTGTTVDINGGSHIH, encoded by the coding sequence ATGACCAGCATCCAGCGCACTGCCATCCTCACCGGGGCCACGTCCGAGAAGGGCATCGGCGTCGCCACCGCCCGCCGCTACGCCAGCGAGGGCTGGGGCGTCGTCATCCTGGACCTCGACGGCGAGAAGTCCGCGAAGACCGCCCAGGACATCGCGAACGAGTTCAACGTGCCCGCGTTCGGGCACGAGGTCGACGTCGCGGACGAGGCCTCGGTCGCCGCTGCCGCAGCCGCTGTCGCCACCGAGGTCGGGGCGGGCCGCCTGCCCGTGGTCGGCGCGCTCGCGAACATCGCCGGGATCACCTCCCCGGTGCCGTTCCTCGAGACGGACCTCGCACTGTGGAACAAGGTCATGGCCGTCAACGCCACGGGCACCTACCTCGTCACCAAGGCGTTCCTGCCGGCGATGATCGAGGCCGGCTGGGGCCGCATCGTGAACATGTCCTCGGTGTCCGCCCAGCGCGGCGGCGGGGTGTTCGGCAAGGTCCCCTATTCGGCCGCGAAGGCCGCCATCCTGGGCTTCACGAAGGCTCTCGCCCGTGAGATCGCCCCCACCGGGATCACCGTCAACGCGATCACGCCTGGCGCCGTCGACACCAACATCCGCGTGGGCAGCACCGACGAGCAGGAGGCCGCCATCGCGCGCGACATCCCCCTCGGCCGCACCGCGAGCACCGAGGAGATCGCCTCGGTCATCACGTGGCTCTCCTCCGACGGCGCCTCGTACCTCACCGGCACCACGGTGGACATCAACGGCGGCAGCCACATCCACTGA
- a CDS encoding MarR family winged helix-turn-helix transcriptional regulator, which translates to MGDATPVDIQASTGSEPVELWGRVINGFDVTNRRIQRAIQRELSLNEAETQVMLNLLRTPDRRAPMAKLARASSFTTGGFTKLADKMARRGLVARAACDDDRRVTFLEFTPEGAKVADDLLRLVERINHEAFIDVLGEDRARQVAQAMTELFRANSEHAS; encoded by the coding sequence ATGGGAGACGCGACACCGGTGGACATCCAGGCATCGACTGGCAGCGAACCCGTGGAGCTCTGGGGCCGTGTGATCAACGGCTTCGATGTCACCAATAGGCGGATCCAGCGGGCCATCCAGCGCGAACTGTCCCTGAATGAGGCGGAGACGCAGGTCATGCTCAACCTGCTCAGGACTCCGGACCGCCGCGCGCCGATGGCGAAATTGGCCCGCGCCTCGTCCTTCACGACGGGCGGGTTCACCAAGCTCGCCGACAAGATGGCCCGCCGCGGGCTCGTTGCCCGCGCCGCCTGCGACGACGATCGGCGCGTCACCTTTCTCGAGTTCACGCCGGAGGGGGCCAAGGTGGCGGACGATCTGCTCCGGCTGGTGGAGCGGATCAATCACGAGGCATTCATCGACGTCCTCGGCGAGGATCGGGCGCGCCAGGTGGCCCAGGCCATGACCGAGCTCTTCCGCGCCAACTCGGAGCACGCATCCTGA
- a CDS encoding dioxygenase: protein MTAEKPPVLFLSHGAPPLADDALWTRQLADWSATFGKPKDILMVSAHWENAPVSLSATERRQELVYDFWGFPQKYYDVRYDAPLAPELANEVAKLTSDHGHHVERDESRGLDHGAYVPLKEMFPGADVPVVQMSMPTLDPRGLFELGRTLAPLRDRGTLIVGSGFTTHNLHWFNPAAGPDGTPPAASSEFDHWAEETMAAGDVDSILDFIHKAPAARQAHPRSEHWAPLYVALGAASESGGIEAKTAIEGFWFGLSKRSWTLS from the coding sequence ATGACCGCCGAGAAGCCTCCCGTCCTGTTCCTCTCCCATGGCGCCCCGCCGCTCGCCGACGATGCGCTGTGGACGCGCCAGCTCGCCGACTGGTCCGCGACCTTCGGCAAGCCCAAGGACATCCTCATGGTCTCGGCCCACTGGGAGAACGCCCCGGTCTCGCTGAGTGCCACCGAGCGCCGCCAGGAGCTCGTCTACGACTTCTGGGGCTTCCCGCAGAAGTACTACGACGTCCGGTATGACGCGCCGCTCGCCCCCGAGCTGGCCAATGAGGTCGCGAAGCTCACCTCGGACCACGGGCACCATGTCGAGCGGGACGAGAGCCGCGGGCTCGACCACGGCGCCTACGTGCCGCTCAAGGAGATGTTCCCCGGCGCCGACGTCCCCGTGGTGCAGATGTCCATGCCGACCCTCGATCCGCGTGGGCTCTTCGAGCTCGGCCGCACCCTCGCGCCGCTGCGTGACCGCGGCACGCTCATCGTCGGCTCGGGCTTCACGACCCACAACCTGCACTGGTTCAACCCCGCCGCGGGCCCGGACGGCACCCCGCCGGCGGCGTCCTCCGAGTTCGACCACTGGGCCGAGGAGACGATGGCTGCCGGAGACGTCGACTCGATCCTCGACTTCATCCACAAGGCGCCCGCCGCCCGCCAGGCGCACCCGCGCTCTGAGCACTGGGCCCCGCTCTATGTGGCCCTCGGCGCGGCCTCCGAGTCCGGCGGGATCGAGGCGAAGACGGCGATCGAGGGCTTCTGGTTCGGCCTCTCCAAGCGGTCCTGGACGCTCAGCTGA
- a CDS encoding NAD(P)-dependent oxidoreductase — translation MALPERLAFTGNHDSRDQNTTPTEKDLIMSKRIGFVGLGTMGLPMAVNLNRAGFEVIGYDAFEGSRVKAKAAGITIAASLKDVAAQAEDTVISMVRDYAQNLDVILGEDGLLSAVPKGLTIIVMSTLDPDTMNELGQKVEAAGDVKLIAAAVSGGATGAQAGTLSIMASGAQQTVAAARPYFDAVGSNVFYYGAQPGNSQAAKLVNNLVLGITMNAVAEGLTFGAHYSLPQDELLNLFKASTGDSWVARNWDSVSEWTADTALAVLLKDLKAAHLKGLEHNIPMPFNALSSTQLFHSMGKEPKAK, via the coding sequence GTGGCCTTGCCTGAGCGGTTAGCGTTCACAGGGAACCATGACAGCCGAGATCAAAACACAACACCCACTGAAAAGGATCTGATCATGAGCAAGAGAATCGGTTTCGTCGGACTGGGGACTATGGGGCTGCCCATGGCAGTGAACCTGAACAGGGCCGGGTTCGAGGTGATCGGCTACGACGCCTTCGAGGGCAGCCGCGTCAAGGCCAAGGCCGCCGGCATCACCATCGCCGCGAGCCTGAAGGACGTCGCCGCGCAGGCCGAGGACACCGTCATCTCCATGGTCCGCGACTACGCCCAGAACCTGGACGTCATCCTCGGCGAGGACGGGCTCCTCTCCGCCGTCCCGAAGGGCCTGACGATCATCGTCATGAGCACCCTGGACCCCGACACGATGAACGAGCTCGGCCAGAAGGTCGAGGCCGCCGGCGACGTCAAGCTCATCGCCGCAGCCGTCAGCGGCGGCGCCACCGGCGCCCAGGCCGGCACCCTCTCGATCATGGCCTCCGGTGCCCAGCAGACCGTGGCCGCCGCCCGGCCCTACTTCGACGCCGTCGGCTCGAACGTCTTCTACTACGGCGCCCAGCCGGGCAACAGCCAGGCAGCGAAGCTGGTCAACAACCTCGTCCTGGGCATCACCATGAACGCCGTGGCCGAAGGGCTCACCTTCGGCGCGCACTACAGCCTGCCCCAGGACGAGCTGCTGAACCTGTTCAAGGCCAGCACCGGGGACAGCTGGGTCGCCCGGAACTGGGACTCCGTCTCCGAATGGACCGCGGACACGGCCCTCGCCGTGCTCCTGAAGGACCTCAAGGCCGCCCACCTCAAGGGACTCGAGCACAACATCCCCATGCCCTTCAACGCCCTCTCCTCCACCCAGCTCTTCCACTCCATGGGCAAGGAACCCAAGGCCAAGTGA
- a CDS encoding IclR family transcriptional regulator, giving the protein MPRTPTGESVLARGARVVEAFDAAHPVLSVTEIAQRTGLHIATASRLVEELVKLGWLARDPQRRLRLGMRLWEVATRAAPTLSLREAALPVMEDLRKVMGHHVQLAVLDGEEVLFLERLEAPGAVINYSRTAGRLPAHASSSGLVLLAHATPEVRERAVSARLERFTEATITSAEGLRRAIAEARRQGFALLRGHVHEDAAGIAVPLRDPDGTVVAALSLIVPNDDVALARVPLLQAAALTITRAMRTAAPPSS; this is encoded by the coding sequence GTGCCGCGCACCCCCACCGGCGAGTCTGTCCTCGCCCGCGGCGCCCGTGTCGTCGAGGCGTTCGACGCCGCGCACCCGGTGCTCAGCGTCACCGAGATCGCCCAGCGCACGGGTTTGCACATCGCCACCGCGTCCCGTCTGGTCGAGGAGCTCGTGAAGCTGGGTTGGCTCGCCCGCGACCCACAGCGCCGCCTGCGCCTCGGCATGAGGCTCTGGGAGGTCGCCACACGGGCCGCGCCAACGCTGAGCCTGCGCGAGGCTGCCCTGCCGGTCATGGAGGACCTCCGCAAGGTCATGGGCCATCATGTCCAGCTCGCGGTGCTGGACGGTGAGGAGGTGCTCTTCCTCGAACGCCTCGAGGCCCCCGGCGCGGTGATCAACTACTCCCGCACGGCCGGTCGCCTGCCCGCCCACGCGTCGTCGTCCGGGCTGGTCCTGCTCGCCCATGCGACGCCGGAGGTGCGGGAGCGAGCCGTGTCCGCCCGCCTCGAACGGTTCACGGAGGCGACCATCACGAGCGCCGAGGGGCTCCGACGGGCCATCGCCGAAGCGCGCCGTCAGGGCTTCGCCCTCCTCCGCGGCCACGTCCACGAGGACGCCGCGGGCATTGCAGTCCCGCTCCGGGATCCCGACGGGACGGTCGTCGCGGCGCTCTCGCTCATCGTTCCGAACGACGACGTCGCCCTGGCCCGCGTGCCGCTCCTCCAGGCCGCGGCCCTCACCATCACTCGCGCCATGCGGACGGCGGCGCCACCCTCCTCCTAA
- a CDS encoding GntP family permease gives MTALGLIGIVVGLALLVYAIYKGYSLVIAAPVATMVVILFNGMPFIGSMFGPEKSYMSGLASFMLSNFPVFLFGAILAKYMDKSGAALSIAEKLMSLVGTSSPYRALVSLFVIASVLTFGGINVFVVIFILIPMALPIFKRYNISWGLVIIPIFGGGATYTMTMIPGSPSLHNVVLSNALGTPLTAAPLVGALTSVAAVAFLLIYMKVALARSLRKNEKFEGEEGSVGGTDMFARERPSFLVSILPIVVLLALILSLSFVIQIIIYALLAAIVLSAVLFRRYIKQKDVINQGTADSLTSVLATGSTIAFGSFAVGVPAFSSVFHAILSIPGNPYISLSVGTMVLAGITASSVGAEGIAVKSFAPAYLHLGLNPETIHRAIAISAGTSLFPHNGFLAVFNGLARLTLRQSFVRAFISLHVPHYIGIVILVILASSGLA, from the coding sequence ATGACCGCACTGGGCTTGATTGGCATCGTTGTGGGCCTGGCCCTTCTTGTCTACGCCATCTACAAGGGGTACAGCCTCGTGATCGCCGCTCCCGTGGCCACGATGGTCGTCATCCTGTTCAACGGCATGCCCTTCATCGGAAGCATGTTCGGACCGGAGAAGTCCTACATGTCGGGGCTCGCCTCGTTCATGCTGAGCAACTTCCCGGTGTTCCTCTTCGGGGCCATCCTGGCGAAGTACATGGACAAGAGCGGCGCCGCGCTCTCCATCGCAGAGAAGCTCATGTCCCTCGTAGGAACCAGCAGCCCCTACCGAGCGCTGGTCTCGCTGTTCGTGATCGCTTCGGTGCTCACCTTCGGCGGTATCAACGTCTTCGTGGTGATCTTCATCCTGATCCCCATGGCACTGCCGATCTTCAAGCGCTACAACATCTCCTGGGGCCTCGTCATCATCCCGATCTTCGGCGGCGGCGCGACCTACACCATGACGATGATCCCCGGGTCCCCTTCCCTCCACAACGTCGTTCTCTCCAACGCTCTGGGGACACCGCTGACCGCGGCACCACTGGTCGGCGCCCTCACGAGCGTGGCGGCAGTCGCCTTCCTCCTCATCTACATGAAGGTCGCTCTGGCCCGGAGCCTGAGGAAGAACGAAAAGTTCGAGGGCGAGGAGGGAAGCGTGGGCGGCACTGACATGTTCGCCCGCGAGCGCCCGTCCTTCCTGGTGAGCATCCTTCCGATCGTCGTCCTTCTGGCCCTCATCCTCTCCCTGAGCTTTGTGATCCAGATCATCATCTATGCGCTCCTCGCCGCGATCGTGCTGAGTGCGGTGCTGTTCCGTCGCTACATCAAGCAGAAGGACGTCATCAACCAGGGCACCGCCGACTCGCTGACCTCGGTCCTGGCCACCGGCAGCACGATCGCGTTCGGCAGCTTCGCCGTGGGCGTTCCGGCCTTCTCCTCGGTATTCCACGCCATCTTGTCCATTCCGGGAAACCCCTACATCTCGTTGAGCGTGGGCACCATGGTCCTGGCAGGGATCACCGCATCATCCGTGGGAGCGGAGGGGATTGCCGTCAAGTCGTTCGCCCCCGCGTATCTGCACCTCGGTCTCAACCCCGAGACCATCCACCGCGCCATCGCGATCTCCGCTGGAACGTCCCTGTTCCCCCACAACGGGTTCCTGGCCGTGTTCAACGGCCTGGCACGGCTCACGCTCAGACAGTCCTTCGTCCGAGCCTTCATCAGCCTCCACGTACCCCACTACATCGGAATCGTCATCCTGGTGATCCTGGCCAGCAGTGGCCTTGCCTGA
- a CDS encoding dihydroxyacetone kinase family protein has translation MTRLSNDPADFADEALAGFCDLHAGLVRQVPGGAVRRRRPAEPKVAVLAGGGSGHYPAFAGIIGTGFADGAVVGNIFTSPSAQQAYTVARAAESGAGVVFTYGNYAGDVMNFGLASERLTAEGIRAENVLVTDDIASAPVAESERRRGIAGDFVVFKAMGAAAEAGMDLDEVVRVGRKANERTRTLGTAFSGCTFPGADAPLFTLPEGHMGLGLGIHGEPGLRDVPLPTAAELGRMLVEGVLAEAPEGAAPDRAGARIAVVLNGLGSTKHEELFVLWATVAPLLREAGYEIVAPEVGELVTSLDMAGVSLTVTWLDDELEELWLAPAETPAFRRGSVAAGSAVESADDGAGPAAAEEATPSSEGSREYAAACVEALGAASARLVELEAQLGALDAVAGDGDHGRGMVRGAGAALLAAREALEAGRGAGSVLAAAGDAWADRAGGTSGVLWGAGLRAWGEAIGDLEVPDAAGVSAGVAAFSARIAALGGAQPGDKTLVDALVPFETELQRAVVRGASLADAWADACGAAESAAAATAGLRPLKGRARPLAEKSVGTPDPGATSLAAVFAALGPALIAAANYEEVSA, from the coding sequence ATGACGCGCCTCTCCAACGACCCCGCGGACTTCGCCGACGAAGCCCTCGCGGGCTTCTGCGACCTCCACGCGGGCCTCGTCCGCCAGGTGCCCGGCGGCGCCGTCCGCCGGCGCCGCCCCGCCGAGCCCAAGGTCGCCGTCCTCGCGGGCGGCGGCTCGGGCCACTACCCCGCCTTCGCCGGAATCATCGGCACGGGCTTCGCCGACGGAGCCGTGGTGGGCAACATCTTCACCTCGCCCTCGGCCCAGCAGGCCTACACCGTGGCCCGCGCCGCGGAGTCCGGCGCCGGCGTCGTGTTCACGTATGGCAACTACGCTGGCGACGTCATGAACTTCGGCCTCGCCTCCGAGCGCCTCACTGCCGAGGGAATCCGCGCCGAGAACGTCCTCGTCACGGACGACATCGCATCCGCTCCCGTCGCCGAGTCGGAACGCCGTCGCGGGATCGCGGGCGACTTCGTGGTCTTCAAGGCCATGGGCGCGGCCGCCGAGGCGGGGATGGACCTCGACGAGGTGGTGCGCGTGGGCCGCAAGGCCAACGAGCGCACCCGGACCCTCGGCACCGCGTTCTCGGGCTGCACGTTCCCCGGCGCGGACGCCCCGCTGTTCACGCTGCCGGAGGGTCACATGGGCCTCGGCCTCGGGATCCACGGCGAGCCCGGCCTGCGCGACGTCCCGCTGCCCACGGCCGCCGAGCTCGGCCGCATGCTCGTGGAGGGCGTCCTCGCGGAGGCGCCCGAAGGCGCCGCACCTGATCGCGCCGGTGCGCGGATCGCCGTCGTGCTCAACGGGCTCGGCAGCACGAAGCACGAGGAGCTCTTCGTCCTGTGGGCCACCGTTGCGCCGCTGTTGCGCGAGGCTGGGTACGAGATCGTCGCGCCGGAGGTCGGCGAGCTGGTCACGAGCCTCGACATGGCCGGCGTCTCGCTCACAGTCACGTGGCTCGACGACGAGCTCGAGGAGCTCTGGCTCGCGCCCGCCGAGACGCCTGCGTTCCGGCGAGGATCGGTCGCCGCCGGTTCCGCCGTAGAGTCCGCGGACGACGGCGCCGGGCCGGCCGCCGCTGAGGAGGCCACGCCGTCCTCCGAGGGCTCGCGCGAGTACGCCGCGGCGTGCGTCGAGGCTCTCGGCGCGGCATCCGCGCGGCTCGTGGAGCTCGAGGCGCAGCTCGGAGCGCTGGACGCCGTTGCGGGCGATGGCGACCACGGCCGCGGCATGGTCCGCGGGGCGGGGGCCGCGCTCCTGGCCGCGCGTGAGGCGCTCGAAGCCGGGCGAGGGGCCGGATCGGTCCTGGCCGCGGCCGGGGACGCGTGGGCCGACCGGGCCGGCGGGACCTCCGGGGTCCTGTGGGGCGCCGGGCTGCGCGCGTGGGGCGAGGCGATCGGGGACCTCGAGGTGCCGGACGCCGCGGGCGTCTCTGCCGGGGTCGCCGCCTTCTCCGCCCGGATCGCCGCGCTCGGCGGGGCGCAGCCGGGCGACAAGACGCTCGTGGACGCGCTGGTGCCGTTCGAGACCGAGCTGCAGCGCGCCGTCGTGCGCGGGGCCAGCCTTGCCGATGCCTGGGCGGACGCCTGCGGCGCAGCCGAGTCCGCCGCGGCGGCAACCGCGGGGCTCAGGCCGCTCAAGGGCAGGGCCCGACCGCTCGCCGAGAAGAGCGTGGGCACGCCGGATCCTGGCGCGACATCGCTCGCCGCGGTGTTCGCGGCACTCGGTCCGGCACTTATCGCTGCTGCCAACTACGAGGAGGTGTCCGCATGA
- a CDS encoding cytochrome P450, with product MPTAASTLPIIDADPFGPRVLADPLPFQHELREAGPVVVLAKYGVYAMGRHAEVQAALTDWQSFESGAGVGLANFRTEAPWRPPSLLLEADPPHHDAPRAVLTTILGPRQLARLREAWEADAAELVDTLLARASGGALEFDAVPDLAGAYPLRVFPDAVGIGPDGRENLLPYGDMAFNAFGPRNALVERDAERVGALSGWVASQCAREALSESGFGAQIWEAADRGDITHEQAPLIVRSLLTAGVDTTVNGIAAFLHAVATHPRAWERLRRQPALIRGSFDEAVRLESPVQSFFRTATRDVEIGGTVIPAGSKAVLFLGAANRDPRRWEDPDVFDVDRDPSGHVGYGFGLHQCVGQHVARAEATAVMGALARRVEAIELAATPRRHLNNTLRSWASLPLRFTVA from the coding sequence ATGCCCACCGCCGCCTCCACCCTGCCCATCATCGACGCCGACCCGTTCGGTCCGCGCGTCCTCGCCGACCCCCTGCCGTTCCAGCACGAGCTCAGGGAGGCGGGGCCTGTCGTCGTCCTCGCCAAGTACGGGGTCTACGCCATGGGCCGGCACGCGGAGGTGCAGGCCGCGCTGACCGACTGGCAGTCGTTCGAGTCCGGCGCGGGCGTAGGCCTCGCCAACTTCCGCACCGAGGCTCCGTGGCGTCCGCCGAGCCTCCTGCTCGAGGCGGACCCGCCGCACCACGACGCGCCCCGTGCCGTGCTCACGACCATCCTCGGGCCGCGGCAGCTCGCCAGGCTGCGCGAGGCGTGGGAGGCGGACGCCGCCGAGCTCGTCGACACCCTGCTCGCCCGGGCCTCCGGCGGCGCCCTCGAGTTCGACGCCGTCCCGGACCTCGCCGGGGCCTATCCCCTGCGCGTCTTCCCCGACGCCGTGGGCATCGGGCCCGACGGCCGCGAGAATCTGCTGCCCTACGGGGACATGGCGTTCAACGCTTTCGGGCCGCGGAACGCGCTCGTCGAACGCGACGCCGAGAGAGTCGGCGCGCTGTCCGGCTGGGTGGCCTCGCAGTGCGCCAGGGAGGCCCTTTCTGAGAGCGGGTTCGGGGCGCAGATCTGGGAGGCCGCCGACCGCGGCGACATCACCCACGAGCAGGCACCCCTCATAGTCCGCTCGCTCCTCACGGCTGGCGTGGACACGACCGTCAACGGGATCGCCGCATTCCTCCACGCCGTCGCCACCCATCCCCGCGCGTGGGAGCGGCTGCGCCGCCAGCCCGCACTGATCCGGGGGTCCTTCGACGAGGCCGTCCGGCTGGAGTCCCCCGTGCAGAGCTTCTTCCGGACCGCGACCCGGGACGTCGAGATCGGCGGGACCGTCATCCCGGCCGGTTCCAAGGCGGTCCTCTTCCTGGGCGCCGCGAACCGCGATCCCCGCCGCTGGGAGGACCCGGACGTGTTCGACGTCGACCGCGACCCGTCCGGGCACGTGGGCTACGGCTTCGGCCTCCACCAATGCGTGGGCCAGCACGTCGCGCGGGCCGAGGCCACCGCCGTCATGGGCGCCCTCGCCCGACGCGTCGAGGCCATCGAGCTCGCGGCGACCCCGCGGCGGCACCTCAACAACACCCTCCGCTCGTGGGCCAGCCTGCCCCTGCGGTTCACCGTGGCCTAG
- a CDS encoding PDR/VanB family oxidoreductase translates to MTLTAEAAPRPKRAAKPSRTARTTDQRAADQHAVVTAVERAADGVVAITLAHPEGRRLPDWTPGAHIDLVLADGTMRQYSLCGDRWDAHAYRIGVLRDPASRGGSATIHDTLRVGDTVRLGGPRNTFRLVPSPRYVFVAGGIGVTPLLPMIRQAELLGADWHLFYLGRSRSTMAFLDELVPHGQRVTVLAKDEVGPSDLGALIGPARADTKVYACGPQRLLDGVLAAAEADRWPEGWVRVERFAAAEQGEPARAQPFDVVLARSGATVTVAPGTTVLDAVQAAGAAVLSSCREGTCGTCEVAVLDGAPDHRDSILSPAERRANTCMFPCVSRSCSDRLVLDV, encoded by the coding sequence ATGACACTGACAGCCGAAGCCGCTCCGCGCCCCAAGCGCGCAGCAAAGCCGTCCCGCACGGCCCGCACCACCGACCAGCGTGCCGCCGACCAGCACGCCGTCGTCACCGCCGTCGAACGCGCCGCGGACGGCGTCGTTGCCATCACCCTCGCCCACCCCGAGGGCAGGCGGCTGCCGGACTGGACGCCCGGGGCGCACATCGACCTCGTGCTCGCGGACGGCACCATGCGCCAGTACTCCCTGTGTGGGGACCGCTGGGATGCCCACGCGTACCGGATCGGCGTGCTGCGCGACCCGGCGAGCCGGGGTGGATCGGCGACGATCCACGACACGCTGCGCGTCGGCGACACCGTGCGACTCGGCGGCCCACGGAACACCTTCCGCCTCGTCCCATCGCCCCGGTACGTCTTCGTCGCGGGAGGGATCGGCGTGACTCCGCTGCTGCCGATGATCCGTCAGGCAGAACTCCTGGGCGCCGACTGGCACCTGTTCTACCTGGGCCGCTCGCGCTCCACCATGGCGTTCCTTGACGAGCTCGTGCCCCACGGCCAACGCGTCACGGTCCTCGCCAAGGACGAGGTCGGCCCCTCGGACCTCGGGGCCCTCATCGGTCCAGCTCGCGCTGACACCAAGGTCTACGCGTGCGGCCCACAGCGCCTCCTCGATGGGGTCCTCGCCGCAGCAGAGGCGGACCGTTGGCCCGAAGGTTGGGTACGTGTAGAGCGTTTCGCCGCGGCGGAACAGGGCGAGCCCGCCCGAGCGCAGCCGTTCGACGTCGTGCTGGCACGCTCCGGCGCGACCGTCACCGTAGCACCGGGCACTACGGTGCTCGACGCGGTCCAGGCGGCAGGCGCGGCGGTCCTGAGCTCATGCCGAGAGGGCACGTGCGGGACCTGCGAGGTCGCCGTGCTCGACGGCGCCCCCGACCACCGCGACTCCATCCTCAGCCCCGCCGAGCGGAGGGCCAACACGTGCATGTTCCCGTGCGTCTCGCGCTCGTGCTCTGACCGGCTCGTGCTCGACGTCTAG